GGAGAGGTTGAGACATGAAATATTTCCATATCCCTCAAATAGCTTTGGAGAAATGAAGAACAGATTATTTGAGCTGAGGATGAGCACTCGTCCAGAGTCAAAGCACTCTTGCTTTATTAGCCTGTCCGATATCTCGTAGCTAAAGTCTTTTGGAGTAGCTGTTATGGAAAATGAAATAGAAAGGTCTGAATTCTGGTTGTATCTGTCTGTTAGAGTTGGTGGACTTTCTATTGTTGTGGGATATAACCTGTTTTCTGAGAGATATATCATTTTTACGTGGGAGAAATGGCTGAATAAAGTAGAGTTGCTGTAAATAATGAAGTTAGTACCTAAATTCAAAGCAGATAGATTTTTTAGATTGTACAgaggtgtgagtgtgtctggTCCAATACTCTGGAATACCAAAGCCTCCAAATGCAAAGTTTTCAGTGACCTGAGCTGTGAAAAGTCTTttgaaagtgttattttttctggGTACAATCCGAGAGCATAATTGAACGACAGGTCAAGTTTTTCTAGCCTGTGAAGATAACTAAATGCCTCAAAAGATGGTTCCTCACCAGTTATAGATTTTAGTAAAAAATTAAATGCCAGATATAATACTTTAAGATTCTTTAGACTTTGAAACCAAGAGGGCTTAAGGTAATTTAGTGAGTTTCCTCCCAGGTCCAGTATCTCCAGCTGTGTCAGTCTTTGAAATGCATCAGGATGTATGTGAATAGAACCATTAGGGCAAGGAACACAAGGGTACCGAGCATTGTGACATCTTGGACAGTTGCCTTTTATATCAAGAACCTTTAAATTTAGCAACCCCTGGAAATCATCTTTAGATATGTTCTCTATTTTGTTGGAATCCAGACCTAAAATTGTAATTGACTGGGGTAGTCCTTTAGGAATGTGTGTTAAGTTGTTGTAAGACAAGTCAAGAACCTGCAGTTTGTCCAGTATTTGAAAGGGTTTTTCCATAATAGCAACAGACTTCCCACAGGGATTCCAGAAGTAGCAGTTTTTAGATAGTAACaggtttgttatgttttttaagCCAATAAAACTGTTGTTCAATTTATCCAAACTAATCTTGTTAATGTTTAGGTCAAGTTTTTCCACACTGTGGGGGAGATTGCGTGGAATTTCAGTCAGACAGTTGCCGCTCAGTTCCAGTTGCTTGATTTTTGTGAGATTTTTGAAAGCATTTGCAGGAATGTTCAACAGTCTGCATCCATAACCGTCCTTGGATTTGTTTGCCCAGTTGAGATTGAGCTGAGTCAGATTTGTCAGTTTAGAAAATGATTCATCTTTAATACTCTTAATAAAATTTTCTGATAAGTCGAGATGTGTGGCATTACTGGTTATCCCTTCTGGTACTTCCTCTAGATGGCGGCCTTTACAGTCAAATTTGACTGTATTTGATGTTTTGTTGGATATAACATCACAAGGGAACTGCCGTGTCATCCAGGTAGGTGTAAATGCAGCCGGCAGGATCTCATGATGGTAACACAGATAGAACAACAGCATCCAGCATTTGGTAATCTGTGGAAAAATGATGGAATCAGTTGAATGAAATAACCTTAAGCTTATAAAAGGGCTTCTACAAAATTATAACACTTTTTCATGATTattgtggtaaaaaaaaatagataaaagaACACTATTTGTACTATATATAatgttatatattatattactaTAACACTTTTATCATGTCAATTAGGGGTTCACAAAATACAGTGATATTGGTCTGCAGATTAGGTTTGCTTTTAGAATCGGCTTAAAGCTTATATTTTAGATGTGACTAAAAGTCTCAGATTgataaattaaaattttttaaatttgcaaTAAATATGCAACTTCATAACTCATTTTCATGTAATGGATTACGAGACTTCCCAAAAAGCAAAGTGTATTAATATTACATTGTTAATATATCTACTGACAGTTGTTAAAGGTTGACCCAAATTCATTCCCTCATCCCTACCAGGCTCGGACATCTGTGGGCCTTCCTGTGATGCAGTGAGCACTTCTCCTCGACTTCACTCTATTCACTCCTTATGTGACATATTAATGGATAAAAATCGATGTAATTTTTTCTGTGCATTACTGGTTTCCAAACTTTTTGTGAAACTTTTTTGTCTACTGACTTAAACTGTATATACCTAAACCGAATAGAGCCCTTATTAATGTTATCACAGTTATTTATTACACCACTGCTTTTCCTGTTTTGACATGTTAAAATATCAGCTAGGGAAAAGACAATGAGATTGTAAGGCAATCTTGAAAAAATTGTAAACCTGTCCTATTTGCAGCATGTGGCAGTAGGTTGGAAGTctagtgagaaaaaaaaaatcttgttctttcttttacttatcAAAACAGCAAGTAAGGGGTATGAAATGTAAAACGATACATGTAAAATGTACAATTACCAGCCtagaaataattttaaaaataggaGATATCAAAAATCTTTCAGGTTGTTGTTAAAGTACTTTTCATGGGAGCACGTCACATACTTAGTGATAAGTGACATACAATATCCCATAAATTTTCTAAATACATTTGTCCCATGTCTTCATTATACCTGTGCAATTTATTGAATTGAAATACCTAAAAAAAGGGGCATCACTTTAAAATAATGTAACATTATTAAGCATTATTAAGGTATTACTAAGGTTTTACCAAGTGgttaattcatcatttatatagcatcaGTTCTCCTGTTATGCCATTTATAAATACAGGTATATTATCACTACTTTGATTATGATTACTATTAGCAGCTATGTAGTAGCAATTATAGCTGTACATGATTTCACCATGTCCAGCAGTGATAGCTGTACATGGCGTAACAGTAACAGATGGATAAACATATCTGCATCGGCATACTAAGGAAGAGCAGTGATgtataaatgatgaattaagcACTTGCTAATACTTTACTAACACCGTAATAATGCTTAATAGTGTGACATTATTATAAAGTGCTACCGAAAAGAAAGTCTTGACTGCTAAATGTATCTTTGACAGTTTAAGATAAAGTGTGGCTTCATAGCTTGTGTTCTCAAGATCGCCAAGTGCTGATTTCTAAAACAAGTTAAATAAAATGCCGATAATGATGCCATGATGTTTTTCTACACATTGGCTGGCAAGTTTTATTATACCTTTTAATTGAATATGTCAACACATTTCCAAACAAGCAAAACagatttaaaagcaaaacacaataaaatgatcagtctGGGTTTTTGGAGTCAGATATATCTATACAAAGTTTTGGCACAAAatcataaaatgacaaaatcatCAAAGATAACATCAGAATGCAGAAAATCAGATTATTCTGATAAGTAAGTTAAAAGTAACTATACACACACTCAGTAACTTACCATTGCGCCTGTACTGTATTAATCCCTGAATGACAATCTTGAATTCAGATTTTCTCCTCTaccatttaaaaataagtgGTAGtggttaaaagacaaaaaacaaaaaaacaaaacccaaaaccaaaaaaaccccccaacaaGTTGCTAAAAATCTATAAGGTGCATGTCTTGTATATCATCAAGTCGAATTAGCCGTTTAAACATCTCTGCACGCTCACATACACCCATCAAAATAAGGAAGGGGACTGTTGTacacagcagaatgagctgTGGGGGGGAGCAGCGTGTGAATTGAACAAATATGTCTGTTTCATTTCCTTCTTTCATGGTATGTTGCATTTCATTGCCAACTGAGTCTGAGAATCCCCCACTGGCATCGCAAAGAGTGGCAATGAATTTCCCAAATAATTTGAATACAGAGTTTAAAATTAGCACatcattaattattaatatttcATTAGTAATAAAACTGCTCCCATTACAACAGTTCAGTATTCACATATAATAATTCATATACAGGAGTACATTTAAAGCAATCTAGAGAGAAGAAACTGCATTTTCCAGCATATTGTTCTCTTTACAGTGTCTCTTTGAAGAGATTGTTGTATTGTTTGTGACCTTCGGTTGCTAATACACTCCTCAGGCTGAACCAAAAGTATGGCTGGGCTTGAGGATTTGTTGGCCACTCTAGCACAGACCTCTTATACAGCCTCTTTCGTAATCTCAAGTACTTTGAATTGCAGGGCACTTTCTCTAAGAATATAAGCACTATAACATCATTTTTTTCATCCATTAGCCTTTGGTGAGCCATGTAGAACGCCGTCTTGAAGTTTCCCCCTTTGATGTATTTTTTGGTGAGAATAAACACAGTCCTCTTGCTCCTGTGGATGCTTTGAGAGAGGTTGTCAATCAGGGGGCATCCGGGCATCCAATCCCGGTCCTCAAGACAAAGCGTCAGTCGGCGGTCTCCACACTCCTCAAGATGAGCGCACATTTCCTTCGTCACCCACTCTGATACTGCTGGATCCTCCTTATCATAGATCACAAAGGCATCGTAAACAGCGCTCTGGGAATACAGGCGGCGGTAGCCTTTGAGCTTGGCCCTGCAGAAATGGTAGATGTACCAGACATCCCACATGAAGAGATGGCTGGAGATGGACAGCGTGACCAAGATGAGGACGAGGGAAGTCATTAGGGTGGAGAGGATGATTGACAGGTAGTGGTGCTGGCAGGCCAAAAGGTCCACTGAGATGACTGGACGACCTCTTTGTGCCCCTGGGGCAACGCAGGTAACATCCGTGCCCAATCTAGGTATGGTTACTGTAGTCCTGTTGAGCCATGTGACAAACCAGGTGGCATTGCAAGTGCACAAGAATCTGTTTTGGTGCAGAAGTAACATGTCCATATGATTAAGAACATCATCTGGAAGGCTGGATTTTTCAATGTACTGGATGTGATTAGAACTCAGGTCTAGATATTTCAAGTGGTAGGCACCCTTGAGGAAATCTGGTGTAAGCTTTAGGATTTGGTTTTTGTGTAAAATTAGTTTCTCAAGAGATGTGGTGCAGTTTGATAACACATCTGGAACAGTAGTCAAGCTGTTTCCACTGAGATCCAAGACTCGCAATGAGTGTAGAAGTTGCAGTTTCTTCCAGTTAAaggattttagtttgttatttttgataTACAGCTCAGATAGCTTCTCTGGTAGACCACTGAATACGTCCGATGGGATAAAAGGGAGGTTGTTATGAGAGATGTCAAGGACAGTCAGATTAACTAAATTCTTAAAATAGTTGACATATCTGGTGTTCCCATCTCGCCACAGTACATCTAACCGGTTATCTCTGAACTCTAACCTTTCTAGGGATTGACTCTCCAGCTCTGTGTTAGTGGAAGTAGAGATCTTGTTGTGATTCATCAGGAGTACCTTGAGGTTTTTTAAATGCCTAGTGAAATTAAGCATGTGAGTCAGACCTTCTGATTCAAAATAGTGGTTGTTGTTACTTATATCCAAGATGACCAGATTTTTCAGCTCTTGGAACGCGGTAGAGTATAGCAGGTCCAAACGGTTCCATGAGAAGTCCAGATATTGTAAATTAGCCAGGTAAGTAAATTCAGAACCATTCAGACTTTGACTCATTGCATTTCCAGACAGATTGAGGCATCTTAGCTCTGTAAGGTTTAAAAATCGTGAATGCAGGAAGAATATATTGTTTCTGCTGACGTCCAGGGTTTTGCCAAACTGACTGCATTCTTTTTTGACGAAGGATGTAATAACTCCAAGTTCCTTGTCCTTGTATTTGCAGCTTCGTGCATACTCATCATATCTGAAATAATGAATCTCTCTCACGTCTTTGTTTTGGTACTCAGCAGCGGAAGACATCGGAGACCAGTCCGAGGTTTCTCCTCCGGACAAACCAAGTTCAATTTGGCCATCAGAGGGAGACGATATTTTGTTGTCAGACAGGCTgattattttaaagcttttcaaTTCCATCAGAATACTAAGCTTTGTCATTTTAATGAAGTTTGTACCCAAATCTACAACCTCCAGGTTCGGTAGAGGTTTTAAATGAGCGATACTCTCTGTAGTTAACTGCTGAAACACATAACCTTTCATTCTGAAAATTTTGAGAGACTTCAGAGAGGAGAAACTGCAACTCAGTCTTAGCGTTTGAGGGTACTTCTGAAGCTCGTAGTTGAATGAAAGGTCAAGTTCTTCTAGTTTACCCAGGAATTTGGGGAAAGCAGTGATTTCTAGCTCCCTTGCTAAAAAGTTTGATGAGAGGTCCAGCACTCTGAGCTCAGTTGTGGTGTCAAACCATTCAGAAGGCACACTTGTAAGGGAGTTGCTATGCAGCCGTAATGTTTTTAGTTTGGTCAGCATTTTAAAAGCTGTCTTGCTGATTTTCAATGGTGCGTTATTTGGACATGGGCTACATGGAAAAGGAGCGTTGTAACACCGGGGGCAGTTTCCGCTAATGTCTAGAATCTCAAGATTAGTTAAATTTTTAAAGTCTTCATCAGTGACTTCTTGAATGTTATTGTTATAGAGATACAGCTCCTTCAGAGTAGTGGGTAGCTGATGTGGAATGAAAGACAAGTTATTTGATTTAAGAGAtagcaattttaaattgttaaacTGTAAAAATGCATCGTCTTCTATATCATAGGAATCATTGCAGGGGTTACGAAAATAGCAGTTTTGACCAAGGTAAAGCACCTCAACATATCTAAGCTCAGAGAGGTTTGCTTTAGAAAGATAATAAATATGATTCACTTCCAAGCTCAGAAGGATCAGATTTGAAGGCAGGCCTTTAGGTATACTGTAGAGCTGATTGCCATCTAGATACAGCGCTCGCAGATTGCTCAGTCTGCTGAAAGTATTTTCCTCAATTGTCACACTCTTCAGGCACATCTTGTCCTTGGGTCCGATTTTGATGGGCACACAGTTGCACCTCATGTCAATCTCAGTCAAGTTCTCCAAACCGTAAAAGGAGGTGGAGTTTAAACTCGGAATATGGTTGATGGTGAGCGTCAGGTTTGTTGTGTCTCTCGGGATTCCATGGGGGATTTTTTTGAGGCTTCTCTCAGTGCAGTCCACCTTCACTTCACTCCCATTGTTGATCTCGTTAACATCACATGGCAGAGTTTTCGGATAATAGATGCCAGTTGCCAAAATAGGGAGACAAGACCACAGGGTGAGCAGTGCCACACACATCTGCACGGAAACATGAGAAAGGTTTGCTAGTAGAAATCTAATAATACTGTAACAGCACATTATAAATGCAAATCATAACAAGGGACGCTAAAATCAGCAACTTTAGTAATCATGGCCAGCATATTATACTTTACTTTACTGTACAATTAGGAAATAGCATTCTCTCGCATTTGATTTTCTACTTCTCAACAGTTAACAGCACTTCTAAGCCAAACTACATTTGACAGCTTATGAATTCTGATACTATAGAGTATATAAAAATCATACTCACCAGGTGGAGAAACATTGTTTatgtgagaaaacaaaaaaaaagagtccaGCTCTGACTTGTCTTGTCTGGTTCGATGGAGTACTGAAAGAAGTATAACACTAACAAACATTCCTGAGGTGGTCGATGAAAGTAACAGGTGTCTGTGTTAGCCTAGTGTGTGTAGAATTAGCCGGCATCACTTCCTACTTTCTTACAAACCACAAACATCCAAATATTTCATCTTTTACTACATCGTGAAAAGGCTTATTGGTGCATTTATGCTATTGCTACTGTAAAGAGGTGCCTTTAATAAGATACAGCAAGTTTAATACTCTGACTCTTGTTGTATGGCAGATATTCCATGGTATTATAAAACACAGCTGGATGAGTTACAAGTTATTATTCAACTGAAACCAGTGAAAGGAAGAGTTTCATTTCTCATTAAATTTTAGGGGAAAATGAAACCTGTGGTGTGGTTTGGGTTTTACCACTGTACATGGTGGTGAAGTTATTTTAACATCAagcagaatattttttttttgttatctgtGACTATATGACTAACATTCAGTCTCACCTACCCAAAtttaagataaataaatatgttcaGTGGTTTTAGGTACAGTTCCTACCGATTTACAGTAGCTAGACTGTTTAGCTGTCTGTCTTTACAGTGAAATGGTGTGATTTACTACACCTATTCTAGCAATACTAGGTATTCCTGTTGGTCAGCATACCTCTTGTTAAATTTGGGTTTATAGAAAAATGTCTTGAGAACTACCGATGAAGTGCTTTAAACATTTGAAGCAGAGATCAACTTCAATCATTATCTGTATTTTCCTTAAGCACAACTAACATTTTCAAATTTCCATGTATCCTGGGAAATATCCGTATATTTCAAATGGTTTGGCGTAAACACTCTGAGCTGGATAAGTGGTTTAGAACATGGTTTGAGcaatggatggacagatggattggtTTAATGTTTTTTCAATTCATTGCTCACTAGGTTGGCAATTTAAGTTTAGATGGTTGTTTGCCATAAAACAAGTATAAACATGCATGTCATCCTAAATCGAAGTGATCAGTGAGCATCATCAGGTCAATTTTGACCAGGAGTTCACTATGTTGGCATTTAAGCACCTTTATGCTTATAGCCTCACTGAGCTGCTGGCTGTTGTCTTTTTCGTTTTACTCAGATGCATACACATAATGCACAGTGACTCGTTCTCAAGCTGTGCAAAAACATTCTTTCCAGCCCTGTACTGTAAGTGAAATAGGCCATCATCATCTTTAATGCAAAAAGCACTTTCACAACTAAAGCTTGAGCGAAAAGTAGAAAAAATTAATTATTGAACACACTTGAAACTAAATAAAGACGCTTTATTGAATGAAACTTCAGTAACAAACTTTTGTAGCCGAGAGATTGGTAATGACCAAAACTGTGAGCGAGCAGAGtgaaacagaaacagacaacaaaacagttcatactttttaaaaagttttaatttctttaatgaCATTGACAAAAATAACAggaaagttctcagtgtttatGTGTAAAGTATTCATTAAATTAAGTGACTCAAGCAAATGAAAATATTGTACGCGTTACTTCAGCTTTATCATCTCTTGTCCTGTGCAGCGATTTGTTTAGAGCTTTatatagtgtatgcatttcttcAGCTGTGTACTTTTTTTACAAGTTATAAACAAGATACTAATAAGTTTGTGTCAATCTACATGTTAAGCTGTCAATAAAACCAATAAATCCTGAAAATAATCCCTATGAAGTAATATTAGATAATATATTTGAGAAGAGAGTCATATGCTTTTTAATATAGGCCTTAATATAATCtatttaaaactttaattaTTCGTATAATCATATATTTTCTTTACATAATAAAATACTGTATACACAAGGcaagttttttaaatttttttcacAGCAGTTCACATTGGTTGTTAAACCCATGTCTCTTATGTATGGCTTTGAAATCAATAATCAAGACAAAataacagtttttttgtttagcAGTGTGTTCAGTGAGTGAGTTAGTGTGTTTAGAATAGCAGACATGGTGGCAGAATAATGTGACAATGCATTCACACTTTGGTCACCGGGGGAGCCTCCTGAAGCTGCCTCAGCAGCTTTCAGAAGACACACGTAGTTCATGACGACCTCATCCACCTTGGCTACCACCTCGCGCCGTTCACTGTCGGTGCTCAGGCCTTCTACTAGTGACATGCAGGCTTGCGTTAGGCAGCACAGAGTGTGGAAGCTGTGCGTCAGCGTgagcagcagctcttctgggCTACTGTACTCCACCGCCATCTGACTGCAGGCGCTGCTCAGCACTTTGGCCTGCATGAGAAGCAGCTGGGCGAATGTTTCCATGTCAGCCTCGCTGACCTCAGGCATGGCAATTCTGGAAGGCTGGCCTACACTTGAACGCAACACACCAATCATCTCTAAGGCATCCTTCCGTGCAAGTGCGAACCCCGTGTGAAGGCTGTAGGTTTTTCCTTTCATTGAGTTAATGTGAGCAAGCCGATCTTTGAGGCTCATGTTCTTCATATATGAGGCCATTTTGCTCCATTCAGCTTTGTAGTTTCTCAAGATAGTGTTTTCCTTGCCATAGAAAGAAACTGAGCTGTCAAAGTGCAGATCATGTGAGGTTATCTCTCCACCTTCATCACCGGCATGAGTATTCGACTTTCTCCTGAGGAAGCAGTGACTGAACGGCCCACGGCACTTCCATGCACCTGTATCCAGCCTCGGTGCTGTTTGCTCGGGCATCAACAGAGAGGCTCCTCTTAGCAGCTGTTCACCAGTTGAATTACAGGCAACTGAACCTTGGGACAAGCTCGTGGGTAAGGTTTTGGCAGAAAATGTCATCTGCTCTTTTGGGGGATCTTGAAACTGTAAATTCTGACTATCATTCTTCCCTGTAAGTATGGCTTTGGTCTTTTCAAACAGTACTTCTAAGCTCCTGGAACCTGGCATTAAGGTACTCCAGCTCCTCCTGAGCATCCGAACCCTTCGCAGCTTCCGGAGGCTGCCTGTTGTTGGGTCACATGAAGATCCGCTTGAGGGAAAAGCCAGGGTGTGTGGGTCAGGCTCAGGGCTGGCCTGTGTTAGCCGTTTGGGCTCTGTGCTACTTTGTAATGATGAAGGTGACATGATTGTGGTGGTGGTACTGGTCTCATTACAGAGAGCTAAAGATGACTCTTTCCCAGCCTTCTTCAGCTGTGTGCAAGCTACACTAGGGGTAGTAGGAAAACAAAGAGAACTGTTAAGCATCTACCTTAACATTAACACAATGTTCTTCAGTCTCACTGTATTATTGGTTCCAGTGATAGAAAAGACATATAGTGCACAATTAAGAAGGAATCTCTTAATCCTGGTGTAACTGATGGAAAATGTTATAGAGACATATTATCAATCTAGTCCATATGAGAATATCATAACAGCTAGTTAGCTTAGCATTGCAAAAGACTTTGGAGACAAGGAAATTGGCTCACCAAGCTCAGTCCAAAGGCAACAAAATGTACTTATGAGCAATCATGAAAAACTTAGCTTACATTAATACTTTGTTTCTTGTTTGATGAAGCTGTACAAAGTGCAGAAAGTCAAGAGGTAACATTTAGGACAATAACTTATAGATGTATTCATACTTTCTCCTTGTCTCCGATCTTTACGGTAAGCTAAGCCAACAAAGCGATGTGAAGCAACAGATATAAGAGTAGCATCAGTTGTAATATTACTGCAAGCGGAATGCGATTAAGATTAATACCCAATATGTCGAGTGGTTCGTTTAAGAAAAAAGTGCAATGTATATTGGCAAGTAATttcaaacacataaaaacaacaacatatttaTCCTCTGCTTGTATGTAGCTATGCTTATTGATCTGATTGTCAAATTTCCTAAATTTTGAAACATCTTTATATGTTGCAGTCCAAAGTACAGGCAAAATAGATTATGTGTGTTGTTCTCATAGCCATAATAAATGTCTAAAAGGAAAATTAAAATCAGCAAGTGCATATAACACCAAGCAGTTCACAGATATCAGTGTTTGTATTAAAAAATACTGTAAAATCTCATATGTATTTCCATGGAAAGCCTTTAAAGGCCTATGGACTATCCAGTTTAGTTTTTAATAGATCATCCTGACTGATATCTTGGGCTGTTATGGAATATCACAATTACATCAATGTCAGCATGTGTGTTGTCCAGTGGACTGACGTGAATACTGCCGAAAAGATGCCCACAGAAATTTGGTGTCAAGACACCCAAGTTTGTTCTGACTCCATAATTTCAGCAATGACTGCAGCACATGAAGCAGACTGTCATCACAGTTGAGCGGATATGCAGAGTCAAAGAGTGTCATCACAGTAAAAGGCGAACTATTTTGTCAAATATGTTAGGGGAAAGTTATTAAAAACCTGCAGTGACCCAGAAGTCCTGTATTGTCAGACACTGGTAAGACTGCTTCTTGTTACATTTATATATTGCAATCTCTTAGTGCTGTGTGTGTTATAAGCAAAATTTGATTCCCTTCTGGTTATACAGATGAGGGGTAGAAAAAGATATCATTGACACAAAAGCAAAATCTATCTATAGGCATCTGCCTTGAAAGTAAGTCAGGcaaagttttgtttgttattttggtaaTTTGTGTAACCTGAGGATTTCAAACAAATTCTCAACCTTAGATTTGCCTGTTTTGATGAACTGTCTTAAATGTTGATCTTACCAGGTTACAGATTAGAGGTTCACCCTCCTGTTTAAGTTTACCTGTGGTTTCTTTTATCTTGGGCATTCTGTGACTGCTGTCCCGTGTAATTCCAAACCCAGGCTCAGCACTGGTAGCTGCATGGATCTTCCTCAGCAGGGTGGGGTCCATGGGGTGGCTGACCTTCCCTTGCCCGTGGGCCCCATAAGCCTTCTCCTCCGCAGTGACATAACTCAGCCCCTTGAGCGAAGATTCGGACAGTACATGCATATTGTCTGTGGCACAAAGGGGAGAGTCCATAGGggtgacacagctgctgctccctGTGCTACAGCCTGCATCTATTGAGGAACACTGCGAGCTTTGGAGAGAATGAATGCCTTCGCTTTGAATTGATGACATGCGCTTGCTCACGTGGTATTCA
This window of the Maylandia zebra isolate NMK-2024a linkage group LG16, Mzebra_GT3a, whole genome shotgun sequence genome carries:
- the LOC143412965 gene encoding toll-like receptor 7, with the protein product MFLHLMCVALLTLWSCLPILATGIYYPKTLPCDVNEINNGSEVKVDCTERSLKKIPHGIPRDTTNLTLTINHIPSLNSTSFYGLENLTEIDMRCNCVPIKIGPKDKMCLKSVTIEENTFSRLSNLRALYLDGNQLYSIPKGLPSNLILLSLEVNHIYYLSKANLSELRYVEVLYLGQNCYFRNPCNDSYDIEDDAFLQFNNLKLLSLKSNNLSFIPHQLPTTLKELYLYNNNIQEVTDEDFKNLTNLEILDISGNCPRCYNAPFPCSPCPNNAPLKISKTAFKMLTKLKTLRLHSNSLTSVPSEWFDTTTELRVLDLSSNFLARELEITAFPKFLGKLEELDLSFNYELQKYPQTLRLSCSFSSLKSLKIFRMKGYVFQQLTTESIAHLKPLPNLEVVDLGTNFIKMTKLSILMELKSFKIISLSDNKISSPSDGQIELGLSGGETSDWSPMSSAAEYQNKDVREIHYFRYDEYARSCKYKDKELGVITSFVKKECSQFGKTLDVSRNNIFFLHSRFLNLTELRCLNLSGNAMSQSLNGSEFTYLANLQYLDFSWNRLDLLYSTAFQELKNLVILDISNNNHYFESEGLTHMLNFTRHLKNLKVLLMNHNKISTSTNTELESQSLERLEFRDNRLDVLWRDGNTRYVNYFKNLVNLTVLDISHNNLPFIPSDVFSGLPEKLSELYIKNNKLKSFNWKKLQLLHSLRVLDLSGNSLTTVPDVLSNCTTSLEKLILHKNQILKLTPDFLKGAYHLKYLDLSSNHIQYIEKSSLPDDVLNHMDMLLLHQNRFLCTCNATWFVTWLNRTTVTIPRLGTDVTCVAPGAQRGRPVISVDLLACQHHYLSIILSTLMTSLVLILVTLSISSHLFMWDVWYIYHFCRAKLKGYRRLYSQSAVYDAFVIYDKEDPAVSEWVTKEMCAHLEECGDRRLTLCLEDRDWMPGCPLIDNLSQSIHRSKRTVFILTKKYIKGGNFKTAFYMAHQRLMDEKNDVIVLIFLEKVPCNSKYLRLRKRLYKRSVLEWPTNPQAQPYFWFSLRSVLATEGHKQYNNLFKETL